GAGACGAATCTGAACTCGGCGCTAAAGCAGCACTCGCGGTGAATCAATATGCTCCTGACAAATATTGGCAATTTCATCATGCACTTTTTGAACAGCAACCTCACAATAAAGATGATGTTGGTCGTCAACATTGGTTAACAGACGATTTAATTCAACAGCAATTACAAAAATTAGATTTGAGCGAGCAAGTACGTAAACAAATTACGGTAGCTTATCGTGACAAAAAAGGAGAGATGGCTAAGCGCGCGCAAGAAGATCATACATTAGCGAAAAAAGAGGAAGTCCCATACGTACCCGCACTCTATGTGAACGGTAAACAGGTTGAAGACGAGACAGATTTCGACGCGATTAAAGACGAAATCGACAAAGCGCTTGAAGAATAAAATAGCCGTACAGCCATTGAAACAGATTCAGATGTTCCACATGAAACTTTTACGTGAAAATTCCTTTCTAGAGCATGAAATTTTCGCAATAAAAATGTATAATATATAAGTGAGCAAATATGAATGGAGTGATGAATTTGGCTGAGGAAATAATCGTTGATGGCGCACTAACTTTAGGACAATTTTTAAACTATGAAGGCATTATTGAATCTGGGGGCCAAGCGAAATGGTTCTTAAGTGAATATGAGGTCTTCTTAAATGGCGAATTGGAAACGCGTCGTGGCAAAAAACTGCAAGATGGCGATCAATTAGACATTCCTGAAGTAGGTTCATACATCATCAAATTCGGTGAGCAATGAAACTCAAAACACTCCAACTAGAAAATTATCGCAATTATGAACAGATAAGCCTGGATTGTCACCCAGAGGTCAATATCTTAATCGGAGAAAACGCACAAGGGAAAACCAATTTATTAGAATCGATTTATACTTTGGCACTCGCAAAAAGCCACCGTACGACGAATGACAGGGAATTGATTCGCTTTAATGCTGAGTATGCTAAAATAGAAGGTGAGCTTAATTTTCGTCATGGCATGATGCCGCTCACGATGTTTATTACGAAAAAAGGTAAAAAAGTTAAGGTGAATCATTTAGAACAGAGTCGTTTGACCCAGTATATTGGCCATTTGAATGTCGTCCTCTTTGCCCCGGAAGATTTAAGTATCGTCAAAGGAGCACCACAAGTGAGACGGCGTTTTATTGATATGGAGCTCGGTCAAATTTCGCGCTTGTATTTGAATGATTTATCTCAATATCAACGCATTTTAAAACAACGTAACCATTATTTGAAGCAACTACAGCTCAAAAAGACACAAGATACGACGATGCTTGAAGTATTGAATCATCAATTTGTAGAATATGCGGTTAAAGTGACTCAGCGTAGGCAGCAATTCATTAAAGAGTTAGAATTGCTTGCCGCGCCGATTCATTCTGGGATTACGAATGAACGCGAAACTTTGACACTGCAATATTTACCAAGCATCAAAATAGAAGACGTCTCGCAGTCTGAGGACGTCTTAATTCAACAAGTGCTAGAAAATGTGCAACACCATATGGAACGTGAAATTGAGCGCGGTGTGAGTTTGTATGGACCGCACCGTGACGATTTAGCATTTCAAGTGAATGGCATGGATGCACAAACTTACGGCTCTCAAGGCCAACAACGCACGACGGCACTTTCGATAAAATTAGCAGAAATAGAATTAATGAATCAGGAAGTGGGGGAATACCCCATTTTATTACTTGATGACGTTTTAAGTGAGTTGGATGATGCACGTCAAACACATCTTTTGAGCACCATTCAACATAAAGTACAAACTTTTGTCACGACCACGTCAGTAGATGGTATTGATCATGAAATTATGAAGGATGCAAAGGTATATCGGATTACACAAGGAAATATAAAGCAATAGGCAGAAAGTGAAGGTGGAAGTTTTGGCTGATGTGAACAACTCAGAAAACTATGGCGCAAGTCAGATTCAAGTATTGGAAGGTCTTGAAGCGGTACGTAAGCGACCAGGTATGTATATTGGTTCAACTTCAGAACGCGGTCTGCATCATCTCGTTTGGGAAATTGTCGATAACAGTATTGACGAAGCACTTGCAGGATATGCTGATAACATAGAAGTAGTCATTGAGAAGGATAATTGGATTAAAGTTACGGATAATGGACGTGGGATTCCAGTTGATATTCAAGAAAAAATGGGACGTCCTGCAGTTGAAGTGATTTTAACAGTATTACACGCTGGTGGTAAGTTCGGCGGCGGTGGATACAAAGTTTCAGGTGGTTTACACGGTGTGGGCTCATCAGTAGTAAACGCCTTAAGTGACACATTAGAAGTTTATGTGCACAGAGACGGTCGTATTCATCATCAAGCGTACCATAAAGGTGTCCCTGCTTTTGATTTAAAACAAGTGGGCGATACAGATCAAACGGGAACAGTCATCCGTTTCAAAGCGGACGGTACGATTTTCCAAGAGACAACCGTTTATAACTATGAAACGTTGCAAAAACGTATTCGTGAATTGGCATTTTTAAATAAAGGCATCCGTATTACGCTCACAGACGAACGTGACGAAGAAAACGTGCGTGAGGATAGTTATCACTATGAAGGTGGAATTAAGTCGTATGTGGAGCTTATAAACGAAAATAAAGAGCCTTTACATGATGAGCCGATTTATGTGCACCAAACACGTGACGACATTGAAGTGGAAATTGCACTACAATACAACAGTGGTTTTGCGACAAATCTACTAACATATGCGAACAACATTCATACGTATGAAGGTGGGACGCACGAAGACGGCTTTAAACGTGCATTGACAAGAGTGTTGAACAATTATGGTACACAAAGCAAGTTAATTAAAGAAGATAAGGATCGTTTATCAGGTGAAGATACACGCGAAGGCTTAACAGCAGTCGTGTCGATTAAACATGGTGATCCACAATTCGAAGGTCAAACGAAAACAAAATTAGGTAACTCTGAAGTCCGTCAAATTGTTGACCGTGTCTTCTCAGAGCTTTTTGAGCGCTTTTTATATGAACATCCTCAAGTGGCACGCATCATCGTAGAAAAAGGGATTATGGCATCACGCGCACGTATTGCTGCTAAAAAAGCACGTGAAGTAACGCGCCGTAAATCTGCTTTGGACATTTCAAGTTTGCCAGGTAAATTAGCGGACTGTTCAAGTAAAGATCCGTCTGAAAGTGAGATTTTCTTAGTAGAGGGTGACTCTGCCGGGGGGTCTACAAAATCAGGTCGTGACTCACGTACACAAGCGATTTTACCGTTGCGTGGTAAAATTTTAAACGTTGAAAAAGCACGCTTAGATAAAATTTTAAACAACAATGAAATTCGTCAAATGGTAACTGCATTTGGTACAGGTATTGGCGGCGAATTCGATATTTCGAAAGCACGCTACCATAAGATTGTCATTATGACCGATGCGGATGTCGATGGTGCGCATATTCGTACGTTATTACTCACATTCTTCTATCGCTTTATGCGTCCGTTGATTGAAGCGGGTTACGTGTATATTGCACAGCCACCGTTGTACAAGCTGACGCAAGGTAAACAAAAGTATTATGTGTTTAATGATCGTGAGCTTGATAAATTAAAAGAAAAACTGAATCCTACGCCAAAATGGTCTATTGCACGCTATAAAGGTTTAGGTGAGATGAATGCGGATCAGTTATGGGAGACAACAATGAATCCAGAAAACCGAGCGATGTTGCAAGTGACGTTGGATGATGCGATTGAAGCAGACCAAACTTTTGAAATGTTAATGGGCGATGTCGTTGAAAATCGTCGTCAGTTCATTGAAGATAACGCCGTATATGCGAACCTGGATTTCTAGAATGAGAATTGGAAAATGAGAAGGAGGATATCTTGATGGCTGAAACACCTGAATCAAGAATTAATGAACGTAATATCAGCAAAGAGATGCGCGAATCGTTTTTAGACTACGCGATGAGTGTTATCGTATCTCGTGCTTTGCCAGACGTAAGAGATGGTCTAAAACCTGTACATCGTCGTATTTTGTATGGCCTCAATGAACAAGGTATGACCCCTGACAAGCCGTATAAAAAATCTGCCCGTATCGTAGGGGATGTCATGGGGAAATACCATCCACATGGTGACTCGTCAATTTATGAAGCAATGGTACGTATGGCACAAGATTTCAGCTATCGTTATCCACTTGTAGATGGTCAAGGTAACTTCGGTTCGATGGATGGTGATGGTGCCGCGGCAATGCGTTATACAGAAGCACGTATGACGAAGCTTGCACTTGAATTATTACGCGACATCAATAAAGACACGATTGATTTTATCGACAACTATGACGGTAATGAGCGTGAACCGAGCGTCTTGCCATCGCGTTTCCCTAACTTGCTCGTCAATGGTGCGTCAGGTATCGCGGTTGGGATGGCGACCAACATCCCGCCACACAACATGCGTGAAGTGATCGATGGCGTACTGAGTCTAAGCCATAATCCAGACATTACGATTAGTGAATTGATGGAAGACATTCAAGGCCCAGACTTCCCAACTGCCGGGTTGATTCTTGGTAAAAGTGGTATTCGACGCGCATACGAAACAGGTCGCGGTTCTGTCATTATGAGAGCTAAAGCTGAAATTGAATCTCGTGGTGGCGGTCGTGATCGTATAGTCGTGACAGAAATTCCATTCCAAGTGAATAAAGCACGTATGATTGAAAAAATTGCGGAATTAGTCCGTGATAAAAAAATCGATGGCATTACAGATTTACGTGATGAAACGAGCTTACGTACAGGTGTGCGTGTCGTGATTGATGTACGTAAAGATGCGAATGCGAGCGTCATTTTAAATAATTTATATAAACAAACGCCACTTCAAACATCATTTGGGGTGAACATGATTGCTTTAGTCAATGGACGCCCTCAATTGATTAACTTGAAGCAAGCACTTTATCATTACTTAGAGCATCAAAAAGAAGTTGTACGCCGTCGTACGGAATACAATTTACGTAAAGCGAAAGACCGCGCGCACATTCTTGAAGGTCTAAGAATTGCTCTCGATCACATTGATGAAATCATTACAATCATTCGTGAATCAGAGACAGATAAAGTAGCGATGGAAAGTTTACAGTCACGCTTTGCCCTTTCAGAACGTCAAGCACAAGCGATTTTAGACATGCGTTTAAGACGTCTGACAGGCTTAGAACGCGACAAAATTGAACAAGAATATAATGATTTAATTGCGTATATTGCTGAATTAGAAGCGATTTTAGCGGATGAAGAAAAGCTATTAGAACTTGTTCGTGAAGAATTGACTGAGATTAAAGAGAAGTTTGGCGATGACCGTCGTACTGAAATTCAACTCGGTGGTATTGATCAATTAGAAGATGAAGATTTAATCCCAGAAGAGCAAATCGTTATCACATTGAGTCATAACAACTACATTAAACGTTTGCCTGCTTCAACCTACCGTGCGCAAAATCGTGGCGGTCGAGGCGTACAAGGCATGAATACACTTGATGACGATTTCGTAAGTCAGTTAGTGACGACAAGCACGCATGACCATGTGTTGTTCTTTACAAACAAAGGACGTGTCTACAAACTGAAGGGTTATGAAGTGCCGGAACTCTCCCGTCAGTCTAAAGGGATTCCAATTGTCAATGCGATTGAGCTCGATCAAGATGAAGTGATCAGTACGATGATTGCGGTGAAAGACTTAGACTCTGAAGAAGACTTCCTCGTATTCGTAACGAAAAAAGGTTTAATCAAACGTTCAGCATTGAGCAACTTCAACCGTATTAATCGTAACGGTAAAATCGCGATTAAATTCCGTGATGATGATGAACTGATTGCGGTGCGTTTAACAGATGGCGAGAAACACATTCTTATCGGTACAGCCCAAGCATCACTCATTCGTTTTAAAGAAACAGACGTACGTGCGATGAGCCGTATTGCTGCAGGGGTGAAAGGGATCCGTTTAAGAGATGGTGATGAAGTCATTGGTTTAGACGTTGCAGATGATGACAATCAAGATGAAATTTTAGTCGTAACAGAAAAAGGTTACGGTAAACGCACATCGATAGAAGACTACCGTCTGTCTAACCGTGGCGGTATGGGTGTGAAAACAGCGAAACTGACAGAACGAAATGGTCGACTCGTATGTATTACAACTGTAGAAGGCGACGAAGATTTAATGGTTGTGACAAATCAAGGTGTCATCATTCGTATGGAAGTCTCTAATATTTCTATCAACGGTCGTATGGCACAAGGTGTGCGTCTCATTCGATTAGATGATGAACAGTATGTGTCGACAGTGGCGAAAGTGAAGAAAGAGCCAGAAGACATCGAAGCAGATGAGCAAACAACATCAGAGACAATTGATGACGTAGAAGTTGTTGTCGATGATACGACACCTGGTGATACGATTCACACGGAAGCTCCAGAATTTGAAGAAGCATCACCAGAACGTGAAACATTGAGAGAAGACTTTATGGATCGCGTGAATGAAGATATTGAAAATGAAGATAAATAACAGATAAATTGAAAAGGCGATGATCTCTAAATGACACGAGATCATCGCCTTTTGTTTTGAGTTGTTAGGATAAGATTGCTGAACCATGCGGCCGTTTCCAGATTAAGCCTCGTCTCAACTGGACAACGTTTTGTTTGAATCATACATGTGTCGTAGAAGTGTTGATAACCACCAATCCATTTTTCAATTAAAACAAAAAGACTCGGATCACATTGAAGTTTCCGAGTCTTTCTTCCTACGATTTGTAAAATATTATTTTTCCTCTAATTGCTTCATCGCATAAGGAATTTCATCAATAATTTTTGATGGGGGTACGACATACATATCCTTTGCCAACTTATCTCCAATATAACTGTGCGTATAAGTTGCACTTGTAATGGCATCAATCACGTCGTCAAATTGTCCCACAAAGCTCGTAATCATGCCGGCAAGTGTATCCCCCATGCCACCTGTTGCCATCGCTGGGCTACCGACTTCAAGCTTGTATGCGTCATTTTCAAAGTATATTTCTGTACCGTGTTTTTTGAGCACGACCGTAGCACCTAAACGATCAACTGCGGCACGGTTTGTTTCATACGTTTGTTCCTCAATCGGAATGCCACTCAAACGCTCCCACTCTTTTTGATGTGGTGTGTAAATGACATTGCAAGCTGGAATTTCAGGTTTAAGTTTGCTGACGATTGAAATCGCATCACCATCCACAATTAAAGTGTGGTGGGGTTGAATATTTTGCAGTAAAAATGTCATTGCATTGTTACCTTTAAAATCTAACCCTAAACCTGGTCCGATTAAAATACAATCAGAAGCTTCAATCATTTTCGTTAGTTTTTTCGTATCATTGATGTCGATGACCATTGCTTCGGGACAACGAGAATGTAATGCGACATGATTTGTTGGATGCGTTGCGACTGTAATTAAGCCACTTCCGCTATATACACAAGCGCGTGCTGCTAACATGATGGCGCCACCTAAATTGGCATTGCCCCCAATTAACAGAATACGTCCATAGTCGCCTTTATGTGTGTCATCCTTACGTTTAGGAATGTGAACAGCTGACAATGTTTTCACGTTTGAGACCTCCTATCCGGAATTTCCATTATTACAACAAGATATATTATACCTGGTTGGCTTGTTCGTCAATAGGTATTCCAAGGTTTCAATGCGACCATTTGTCATTGCGCTATGCAAAAGTGGGCGACTATGCATGCTCCCCCATTTTGTAGCACTTTTATTTTTTGAAAAAGTAACTTAAATTTCGATATTTACTTAAGTGAATTCATTTAGTACGTTAAAAGGTTAATTTGATACCATATTACGAGTTTGGCTGAAAGTATTGTGAAAACGATTTCCTGAAATTATACTTGAAAGAAATAGACATTTTGTGTGTCACGTGACGAAGGATGGGAGGATGACAATGACATTACGTTTAACAGGTGAGCAGCTGACGATTGAGGCTATACGACAGTTTTTAGTATATGAGGATAAAGTTGAAGTGACTGAGGAAGCACAGGCGCGTGTGGAAAGAAGTCGTGCTATAGTAGAACGGATTATTGCCAATAAAGAAACCGTGTATGGGATTACAACAGGATTTGGTTTGTTTAGTGATGTACTCATTGATCAACAGAGGTACAATCAATTACAAGTTAATTTAATACGTTCACATGCGTGTGGTATCGGTGCCCCTTTTGCATCGAATGTTTCGCTTGTGATGATGGTTTTACGTTTAAACACTTTATTGAAAGGTCATTCAGGAGTGACGATGGATTTAGTAGAGCAATTGGTGTTTTTCATCAATCAACGTATCATTCCTGTTATTCCACAACAAGGTTCTCTCGGTGCTTCGGGTGATTTAGCGCCACTGTCACACCTTGCTTTAGCGTTAATTGGTGAAGGTAAGGTCGAATACAAAGGTGAAGTTTTAGACAGCTCGGACGTCTTAAAACAGTTCAACCGTAAGCCTTTAACGTTACAAGCGAAAGAAGGATTGGCACTGATTAATGGTACACAAGCAATGACAGCACAAGGGGTTATTTCATGGATAGAAACTGAAAATTTGGCATATCAAGCAGAATGGATTGCCGCATTAACACATCAAGCGTTACATGGTATTACAGATGCTTATCATGAAGCGGTCCATCAAGTGCGTAATTTTGAAGAACAGACAGCTGTAGCGAGACGGATGTCAGACTGGCTTGAAGGGTCCAAACTCACGACACGCCAAGGGGAAATGCGTGTTCAAGATCCTTATACATTGCGTTGTATTCCACAAATTCATGGTGCGAGCTTCCAAGTGTTTCAATACGTTCGTGAAAAGTTAGAATTTGAAATGAACGCAGCAAACGATAACCCGCTTATTTTTAATGAAGGCGATGAGACATTGGTCATTTCTGGCGGTAACTTTCACGGTCAACCTGTCGCATTTGCTTTGGATTTCTTAAAGCTCGGGACAAGTGAATTAGCAAACGTGGCGGAACGTCGTCTTGAACGTTTAGTCAATCCGCAACTCAATGGGGGTCTCCCTGCCTTTTTAAGTCCAGAACCAGGCTTGCAAAGTGGCGCGATGATTATGCAGTATGCGGCAGCGAGTCTTGTATCAGAAAATAAAACATTGGCGCATCCGGCGAGTGTTGATTCGATTCCTTCATCCGCCAATCAAGAGGACCACGTTTCCATGGGTACGATTGCGTCACGTCACGGCTATCAAATTTTAGAAAACACACGACGCGTCATTGCGATTGAAGCGATTATAGCCTCACAAGCCGTCGAGTTAAGAGGGGTTGAGCAATTGTCACCCAAAACACGCGAACAATATGAAGCATTGCGTAAAGTGGTACCATCCATTCAAGAAGACCGACCATTTCATCAAGATATTGAAAATGTGGCGAAATATTTAAAGAATCTGGCATATCAGAAATAAGCTTGCTATTCGAAATTTTCTTTGTTATATTAAATGTGAAATCGAAATAAATCATTGTTTGTGGATTAAGTAGTATAGCAATGGAATTAGAGAGTTTGTGGTCGGTGAAAACAAATGTACAGACCTATACGAAATCTACCCACGTTTTGAAAACAATTCGGGTGAAACCGTTAACTTTTGTGAGAGTGCAGGCATATTCTGTCTGTTAAATAGGGTGGCAACACGTCAAACCACGTCCCTTGTGTGAGGGATGTGGTTTTTTATTTTGAGTGATCCTCCTTAAATTTTTAAATTACTTTATGAAAGGAAGTCGACTTATGTTAGACATTAAATTATTCAGAAATGAACCAGAGAGAGTTAAGGAGAAAATCGCGTTACGTCAAATGGATCCTGCAGTTGTTGATGAAGTATTAGCGTTAGACCAACAACGCCGTGATTACATCCAACAAACTGAAGAATTAAAAGCAGAACGTAACAAAGCTTCTCAACAAATTGCTGAAAAGAAACGTAATAAAGAAAATGCGGATGACGCGATTAAAGCGCAACGTGAAGTAGGCGAAAAAATTAAAAATATCGATGCACAGCTAAAAGAAGCGGATACGAAATTAAATGACATCTTATCACGTATTCCAAACCTTATTCACGATGATGTGCCAGAAGGTGAAGATGATTCTGATAACGTAGAACTTAAAAGATGGGGAACACCACGTGAGTTCGACTTTGAAGCGAAAGCACACTGGGACTTAGTAGAATCACTAGAAATGGCAGACTTTGACCGTGCCGCACGTGTCTCTGGTGCACGTTTCGTTTATTTAACAAATGACGGTGCTAAGTTAGAACGTGCGTTAATGAACTTTATGATTACGATGCATACGACACAACACGGTTATCGCGAAATGATGGTACCACAATTAGTGAATGCTAAAGCGATGTACGGTACAGGTCAATTGCCTAAATTTGAAGAAGATCTGTTTAAAGTAGAAAAAGAAGGCTTATACACAATTCCAACTGCTGAAGTGCCTTTGACAAACTACTATAGAGACGAAATTGTACAGCCGGGTGTCTTACCAGCTAAGTTTACAGGTCAATCAGCATGTTTCAGAAGTGAAGCAGGATCAGCTGGCCGTGATACACGTGGCTTAATCCGTCTTCACCAATTCAATAAAGTTGAAATGGTACGTATCGAAAAACCTGAAGATTCTTGGGATGCTTTAGAAGAAATGACATCAAATGCAGAAGCAATTCTTGAAGCATTGAATTTACCATACCGTCGCGTGATTTTATGTACAGGGGATATTGGTTTCGGTGCAAGTAAAACTTATGACTTAGAAGTATGGTTACCAAGCTACAATGACTATAAAGAGATTAGTTCATGTTCAAACTGTGTAGATTTCCAAGCGCGTCGTGCCAACATCCGTTTCAAACGTGATAAAGATGCCAAACCTGAATATGCACATACGTTAAATGGTTCAGGTTTAGCAGTAGGTCGTACGTTTGCGGCGATTGTAGAGAACTATCAAAATGAAGATGGTACGATTACAGTGCCTGAAGCGTTAGTCCCATTCATGGGTGGTCAAACAGTCATTAAACCACTGTAAAATGAAAATGGACGTTACGAACAACCAAATAAAGAATAGCTGAAATCAAATCAGGAGCTCGGATTTTCATTATTCGAGCTCCTGATTTTTTAGCATGTGAAGCGGGTAGGGGAGGGTAAAAAGTAATTAAAATAACAAAAGAAGACGCACCTCATTACCCGTTATCTTAATATTCTCAAATCTATATAAACGCCTTTTTATCGGTGTTTTTACACGGTAGGGTAGACTTAGGGTTGTATAAGGTAAGACTGACCTGATAGCGTAATAACATATGTTGTACTATAATAAGAATAATTTTCAAGGGGGTGAGTCTCAATGTCTTACACTACATTTAAACAAGGCATCCGCGATTGTCTCCCTACTGTACTAGGCTATGCTGGGGTAGGCTTTTCATTTGGAATTGTGAGTGTCGCATCAGGATTCAACATTTTAGAAATATTACTGCTCTCTTTACTCGTTTATGCAGGGGCAGCGCAATTTATTATTATCGCACTCATTGCCGTACAAACGCCGATCTGGGTCATTGTACTCACTGCGATGATTGTCAATAGCCGTATGTTTTTATTAAGCATGACATTGGCGCCAAATTTCAAACATGATCATTTTATACATAGGGTAGGGGTAGGGTCTTTGTTGACGGATGAAACATTTGCTGTTGCGATCACGCCTTATTCGAAAGGACACACGATAACATATCAGTGGATGTATGGCTTAAATTTACTGGCCTACTTATTTTGGGCATTGGTTACTGTGCTCGGTGGATTGTTAGGTGACTTCTTCCAACATCCAGAAGTATTTGGCTTGGACTACGCGATTACAGCGATGTTTATCTTTTTAGCAATTTCACAATTTGAAGGTATTACGAAATCGAAATTACGGGTCTATCTCTACTTAGTTGCAATCGTCATTGTTATGATGTTGCTACTCAGTCTATTTTTACCTTCGTATTTAGCAATCTTACTTGCATCGACTTTAAGTGCGACGATAGGGATGGTGATTGACCGATGAGCATGTACGTATTTTGGACGATCTTTTTAGCAGGACTGGGCACTTTACTCATCAGAATCACACCTTTTGTCATGATTTCACGTATGGAACTGTCTGACAAGGTGCTCAAATGGCTGACGTTTATTCCAATTACATTATTTACTGCGTTAGTGGTCGATGGATTCATTCAGCAACAAGAAGGCGTGATGGGTTATACATTGAATTGGAACTTTATCATCGCGCTCATTCCGACACTTATCATTGCTTTTTGGACGAGGAGTTTAACGATAACAGTTATTGTCGGTATGGTCAGTGTGGCATTGTTGAGAATTATCGGATTATTCTAACAATCATTTGCATACGTGATAGGTTTACGGTATGATTAAAGACACAACATAACTTTATTAAAAATAAGCTTATTAAGAGAAGTTGAGGGATTTGGCCCAGTGACACTTCAGCAACCACTTATCGTTATAAGTACGGTGCTACAACCAACCACGTCATGTGGATGATAAGTTCATTTAAAAACTGACTTACAAACGTTGTATAGCCGTCAAAGGTTGTACAACGTTTTTAATTTTTAGAGGGAGGGCAGACTAAAATGGTGAATTATCGTGTGGACACATTAGTATTAGGTGCATTTACGACAGAATCAGGTGAAACGATTGAAAATTTGAAACTTCGGTATGAATATGTAGGTTATCCTGGTCAGCCACTCGTCGTCGTATGTCATGCGTTGACAGGCAACCATCTCACTTATGGTACAGAAGACAATCCAGGGTGGTGGCGAGAAATTATTGACGGGGGGTATATGCCAGTTCACGATTACCAGTTTCTGACATTTAACGTGATTGGCAGTCCATTTGGGTCGAGTTCTCGTTTAACAGATCCAAACTTTCCACAAAAGCTCACTATGCGAGATATTGTGCGTGCGCTCGAAAAAGGCATTGAAGCACTCGGTCATCAAACAATCGACATTCTCATCGGCGGTTCTTTAGGTGGCATGCAAGTGATGGAGCTCCTCTACAATCAAAAATTTGAAGTGAAAAAGGCGGTCATTTTAGCAGCTACTGAAAAGACGTCTTCTTATAGTAGGGCGTTTAATGAAATAGCGAGACAAGCCATTCATTTAGCAGGAGAAGAAGGGTTAAGTATCGCGCGACAACTCGGCTTTTTAACGTACCGGTCCTCTAAAAGTTATGACGCCCGCTTCACACCTGATGAAGTCGTGTTATATCAAAAGCATCAAGGTGATAAATTTAAAGAACAGTTTGATTTACAATGTTATTTAACACTTCTCGATGTGTTAGACAGTCATGACATTCACCATGGTAGAGATGATGTCGCAAACGTATTCCAATCATTAGACACGAAAGTACTCACGCTCGGCTTTACAGATGACTTGTTGTATCCAGATGACCAAGTCGCTGCGTTAGGCTGTTATTTCAAATATCATCGCCATTTCTTTGTGCCTGATAATGTAGGGCATGATGGCTTTTTATTGAATTTTAATGATTGGGCGCCGTACCTTTATCATTTC
Above is a genomic segment from Staphylococcus delphini containing:
- a CDS encoding NAD(P)H-hydrate dehydratase, coding for MKTLSAVHIPKRKDDTHKGDYGRILLIGGNANLGGAIMLAARACVYSGSGLITVATHPTNHVALHSRCPEAMVIDINDTKKLTKMIEASDCILIGPGLGLDFKGNNAMTFLLQNIQPHHTLIVDGDAISIVSKLKPEIPACNVIYTPHQKEWERLSGIPIEEQTYETNRAAVDRLGATVVLKKHGTEIYFENDAYKLEVGSPAMATGGMGDTLAGMITSFVGQFDDVIDAITSATYTHSYIGDKLAKDMYVVPPSKIIDEIPYAMKQLEEK
- the gyrA gene encoding DNA gyrase subunit A gives rise to the protein MAETPESRINERNISKEMRESFLDYAMSVIVSRALPDVRDGLKPVHRRILYGLNEQGMTPDKPYKKSARIVGDVMGKYHPHGDSSIYEAMVRMAQDFSYRYPLVDGQGNFGSMDGDGAAAMRYTEARMTKLALELLRDINKDTIDFIDNYDGNEREPSVLPSRFPNLLVNGASGIAVGMATNIPPHNMREVIDGVLSLSHNPDITISELMEDIQGPDFPTAGLILGKSGIRRAYETGRGSVIMRAKAEIESRGGGRDRIVVTEIPFQVNKARMIEKIAELVRDKKIDGITDLRDETSLRTGVRVVIDVRKDANASVILNNLYKQTPLQTSFGVNMIALVNGRPQLINLKQALYHYLEHQKEVVRRRTEYNLRKAKDRAHILEGLRIALDHIDEIITIIRESETDKVAMESLQSRFALSERQAQAILDMRLRRLTGLERDKIEQEYNDLIAYIAELEAILADEEKLLELVREELTEIKEKFGDDRRTEIQLGGIDQLEDEDLIPEEQIVITLSHNNYIKRLPASTYRAQNRGGRGVQGMNTLDDDFVSQLVTTSTHDHVLFFTNKGRVYKLKGYEVPELSRQSKGIPIVNAIELDQDEVISTMIAVKDLDSEEDFLVFVTKKGLIKRSALSNFNRINRNGKIAIKFRDDDELIAVRLTDGEKHILIGTAQASLIRFKETDVRAMSRIAAGVKGIRLRDGDEVIGLDVADDDNQDEILVVTEKGYGKRTSIEDYRLSNRGGMGVKTAKLTERNGRLVCITTVEGDEDLMVVTNQGVIIRMEVSNISINGRMAQGVRLIRLDDEQYVSTVAKVKKEPEDIEADEQTTSETIDDVEVVVDDTTPGDTIHTEAPEFEEASPERETLREDFMDRVNEDIENEDK
- a CDS encoding AzlC family ABC transporter permease, encoding MSYTTFKQGIRDCLPTVLGYAGVGFSFGIVSVASGFNILEILLLSLLVYAGAAQFIIIALIAVQTPIWVIVLTAMIVNSRMFLLSMTLAPNFKHDHFIHRVGVGSLLTDETFAVAITPYSKGHTITYQWMYGLNLLAYLFWALVTVLGGLLGDFFQHPEVFGLDYAITAMFIFLAISQFEGITKSKLRVYLYLVAIVIVMMLLLSLFLPSYLAILLASTLSATIGMVIDR
- the hutH gene encoding histidine ammonia-lyase, which codes for MTLRLTGEQLTIEAIRQFLVYEDKVEVTEEAQARVERSRAIVERIIANKETVYGITTGFGLFSDVLIDQQRYNQLQVNLIRSHACGIGAPFASNVSLVMMVLRLNTLLKGHSGVTMDLVEQLVFFINQRIIPVIPQQGSLGASGDLAPLSHLALALIGEGKVEYKGEVLDSSDVLKQFNRKPLTLQAKEGLALINGTQAMTAQGVISWIETENLAYQAEWIAALTHQALHGITDAYHEAVHQVRNFEEQTAVARRMSDWLEGSKLTTRQGEMRVQDPYTLRCIPQIHGASFQVFQYVREKLEFEMNAANDNPLIFNEGDETLVISGGNFHGQPVAFALDFLKLGTSELANVAERRLERLVNPQLNGGLPAFLSPEPGLQSGAMIMQYAAASLVSENKTLAHPASVDSIPSSANQEDHVSMGTIASRHGYQILENTRRVIAIEAIIASQAVELRGVEQLSPKTREQYEALRKVVPSIQEDRPFHQDIENVAKYLKNLAYQK
- the serS gene encoding serine--tRNA ligase — its product is MLDIKLFRNEPERVKEKIALRQMDPAVVDEVLALDQQRRDYIQQTEELKAERNKASQQIAEKKRNKENADDAIKAQREVGEKIKNIDAQLKEADTKLNDILSRIPNLIHDDVPEGEDDSDNVELKRWGTPREFDFEAKAHWDLVESLEMADFDRAARVSGARFVYLTNDGAKLERALMNFMITMHTTQHGYREMMVPQLVNAKAMYGTGQLPKFEEDLFKVEKEGLYTIPTAEVPLTNYYRDEIVQPGVLPAKFTGQSACFRSEAGSAGRDTRGLIRLHQFNKVEMVRIEKPEDSWDALEEMTSNAEAILEALNLPYRRVILCTGDIGFGASKTYDLEVWLPSYNDYKEISSCSNCVDFQARRANIRFKRDKDAKPEYAHTLNGSGLAVGRTFAAIVENYQNEDGTITVPEALVPFMGGQTVIKPL